From Helicobacter sp. MIT 05-5293, one genomic window encodes:
- the rpsJ gene encoding 30S ribosomal protein S10 produces MERIRLRLKAYDHRVLDRSVASIVEAVKRTGSEIRGPVPLPTKKKRYTVLRSPHINKDSREQFEIRVHHRIIDIISATPDTVDSLMKLDLAPEVDVEVMSMSK; encoded by the coding sequence ATGGAAAGAATACGACTTAGGCTCAAAGCTTATGATCATAGGGTTCTTGATAGATCAGTTGCATCTATTGTAGAAGCAGTTAAGAGGACAGGTTCAGAAATTAGAGGTCCAGTGCCGCTCCCAACGAAAAAGAAACGATACACGGTGTTGAGGTCTCCTCATATCAATAAAGATTCACGCGAGCAATTTGAGATTCGTGTGCATCATCGTATTATTGATATTATTTCGGCAACCCCTGATACCGTAGATAGCCTTATGAAACTTGATTTAGCTCCTGAAGTAGATGTCGAAGTAATGTCTATGAGCAAGTAA
- the rplC gene encoding 50S ribosomal protein L3 has product MEFIVEKIGMSRTIGVKSEAVTLLKVLGAKVCELQENGKGLVAYAQGKTMNKAIAGNQKKYNLSKEFNRFATLKVSNKELGDLDMSVLNEAKKVKVSFKTKGRGFSGAMKRWNFQGGPGAHGSRFHRRLGSIGNREWPGRVQPGKKMAGHYGNELVSVKNSVMSFDQESAILVLKGSIAGYNGALGRIQIIK; this is encoded by the coding sequence ATGGAATTTATAGTAGAAAAAATTGGTATGAGCCGAACAATAGGCGTTAAAAGTGAGGCAGTTACTTTACTCAAGGTTTTGGGAGCAAAAGTTTGCGAATTGCAAGAAAATGGCAAGGGTTTAGTAGCGTATGCTCAAGGCAAAACAATGAATAAAGCAATTGCTGGGAATCAAAAGAAATATAATCTTAGTAAAGAGTTTAATCGATTTGCAACGCTTAAGGTTAGCAATAAAGAATTAGGCGATTTGGATATGAGTGTTTTGAATGAAGCAAAAAAGGTAAAAGTAAGCTTCAAGACAAAAGGACGAGGATTCAGCGGTGCGATGAAACGATGGAATTTTCAAGGTGGTCCCGGAGCTCATGGGAGTAGATTTCACAGAAGACTAGGTTCTATTGGTAATCGTGAATGGCCCGGACGTGTGCAACCGGGTAAAAAAATGGCAGGACACTATGGGAATGAGCTTGTAAGCGTTAAAAATAGCGTGATGTCCTTTGATCAAGAGAGTGCTATTTTAGTGCTTAAAGGGTCAATTGCTGGATATAATGGCGCATTGGGTCGTATTCAAATTATAAAATAA
- the rplD gene encoding 50S ribosomal protein L4, producing the protein MSKAIVLDNKLKKVSELALPQRYMQIKEHNLYLYVKSYLASLRANNAEAKKRGEVSGGGKKPWNQKGGGRARAGSITSPVFVGGGVSHGPSNNRNYILKINKKQKRLALEYALLQKANDNKLFVVDSVAVSSGKTKDAYAMFKAIQQKNVLFVAQMSDEPTFLAFRNLQQCYLIDSNELNAYLVANYRAVVIEKAVLDEIIACDKGE; encoded by the coding sequence ATGAGTAAAGCAATCGTATTGGATAATAAGCTCAAAAAAGTCAGTGAGCTTGCATTGCCCCAAAGATATATGCAAATCAAAGAACATAATTTGTATTTGTATGTAAAGTCTTACTTAGCCTCTTTGCGTGCAAATAATGCAGAGGCAAAAAAGCGTGGAGAAGTAAGTGGCGGTGGCAAGAAACCTTGGAATCAAAAAGGCGGAGGACGAGCACGAGCAGGTAGTATCACTTCACCTGTTTTTGTAGGCGGTGGAGTTTCTCATGGACCTAGCAATAATAGAAACTATATCCTCAAAATCAACAAAAAACAAAAACGACTTGCACTAGAATACGCACTTTTGCAAAAAGCAAATGATAATAAGCTTTTTGTTGTTGATTCTGTAGCGGTTTCTAGTGGTAAGACAAAAGATGCGTATGCAATGTTTAAAGCTATTCAACAAAAGAATGTTTTATTTGTTGCACAAATGAGTGATGAGCCAACTTTCTTGGCTTTTAGAAACTTGCAACAATGTTATTTGATTGATTCTAATGAGCTTAATGCGTATTTGGTCGCAAATTATCGTGCTGTCGTGATTGAAAAAGCAGTATTAGATGAAATCATTGCGTGTGATAAGGGGGAATGA
- a CDS encoding 50S ribosomal protein L23 has product MADITDIKSILYTEKSLSLQESGVLVVQTASHVSKNQLKEIFKEYFGITPVKINSLKQEGKVKRFRGKVGQRASFKKFYVRIPEGAKIDALSV; this is encoded by the coding sequence ATGGCAGATATTACAGATATTAAATCAATCCTCTATACTGAAAAATCTTTGTCTCTTCAAGAAAGTGGTGTGTTGGTCGTTCAAACAGCAAGCCATGTGAGTAAAAATCAACTTAAAGAGATTTTCAAAGAATATTTTGGCATTACTCCTGTAAAGATTAATTCTCTTAAACAAGAAGGTAAGGTTAAAAGGTTTCGAGGTAAAGTCGGGCAAAGGGCTTCATTCAAGAAGTTTTATGTCAGGATTCCAGAGGGCGCAAAAATTGATGCGCTGTCAGTATAA
- the rplB gene encoding 50S ribosomal protein L2 produces the protein MAIKTYKPYTPSRRFMSNLSSNDITGKASVRSLLVKLPVTAGRNNNGRITSRHKEGGAKKLYRIIDFKRNKFNIEGRIAAIEYDPYRNCRIALVHYSDGEKRYIIQPSGLKVGDLVMSAESGLDIKTGFAMKLKSIPIGTIVHNIEMHPGAGGQLARSAGASAQIMGREGKYIILRMPSGEMRYILEECMASIGVVGNEDFANISIGKAGRNRHRGIRPQTRGSAMNPVDHPHGGGEGKTGSSGHPVSPWGIPAKGFKTRKKKASDRLIISRKKK, from the coding sequence ATGGCAATAAAAACATATAAACCCTATACGCCAAGCCGAAGATTTATGAGCAATCTTAGCTCAAATGATATTACAGGCAAGGCAAGTGTGCGAAGTTTGCTTGTCAAGCTTCCAGTAACTGCAGGGAGAAATAATAACGGACGCATTACGAGCCGACACAAAGAGGGTGGAGCAAAAAAACTCTATCGAATCATTGATTTTAAGCGCAATAAATTTAATATTGAGGGGCGTATTGCTGCAATCGAATACGATCCTTATAGAAATTGTCGCATTGCGCTTGTGCATTATAGTGATGGAGAAAAACGTTATATTATCCAACCAAGTGGGCTAAAAGTCGGAGATTTGGTAATGTCTGCAGAATCTGGATTGGATATTAAAACAGGTTTTGCTATGAAACTTAAAAGCATTCCTATCGGAACAATTGTTCATAATATTGAGATGCACCCCGGAGCAGGCGGGCAACTTGCAAGAAGTGCAGGTGCAAGTGCTCAAATCATGGGTCGCGAAGGGAAATATATCATTCTTCGAATGCCTAGCGGGGAAATGCGGTATATTCTTGAAGAATGTATGGCAAGTATTGGGGTTGTAGGCAATGAAGATTTTGCTAATATTTCTATTGGAAAAGCAGGACGCAATCGTCATCGTGGTATTCGTCCGCAGACACGTGGTAGTGCTATGAACCCTGTAGATCACCCTCATGGTGGTGGTGAAGGAAAAACAGGTTCAAGCGGACATCCTGTTTCACCTTGGGGTATACCAGCAAAAGGCTTCAAGACACGCAAGAAGAAAGCGAGTGATCGATTGATCATCTCAAGAAAGAAAAAATAA
- the rpsS gene encoding 30S ribosomal protein S19: MARSIKKGPFIDDYLFKKVTKARESKDNKPIKTWSRRSTILPDMIGMTFNVHNGRAFVPVYITENHVGYKLGEFAPTRTFKGHKGSVQKKIGK, translated from the coding sequence ATGGCAAGATCAATTAAAAAAGGTCCATTTATTGATGATTATTTATTTAAGAAGGTAACCAAAGCAAGAGAGAGCAAGGATAATAAGCCTATCAAAACATGGTCAAGACGAAGCACTATTCTTCCTGATATGATTGGAATGACTTTTAATGTTCATAATGGACGAGCATTTGTGCCTGTGTATATTACAGAAAACCATGTGGGTTACAAGCTTGGCGAATTTGCTCCAACACGCACTTTTAAAGGACATAAGGGCAGTGTCCAAAAGAAAATTGGTAAATAA
- the rpsC gene encoding 30S ribosomal protein S3, with amino-acid sequence MGQKVNPIGLRLGINRNWSSRWFSVSQTTPSNILEDHKIRKFLKREMYYAGVSEIVIERAANKIRVTVVASRPGLIIGKKGVDIDKHKESLKKLLQKEVFINIKEAKRPQANAQLAAENIATQLEKRVAFRRAMKKVMQAAMKSGAKGVKVKVSGRLAGAEMARTEWYMEGRVPLHTLRAKIDYGFAEAMTTYGIIGVKVWIFKGEVLHKGIQPEKKEENKSDKETRSKSRRGRQ; translated from the coding sequence ATGGGTCAAAAAGTCAATCCAATAGGTCTTAGATTAGGCATTAACAGAAATTGGTCTTCGCGATGGTTTTCTGTGTCTCAAACGACCCCTTCAAATATTCTTGAAGATCATAAGATTCGTAAGTTTCTTAAGCGTGAAATGTATTATGCGGGTGTGAGTGAGATTGTTATTGAGCGTGCTGCAAACAAGATTCGCGTTACCGTGGTAGCTTCTCGTCCGGGTTTGATTATTGGTAAAAAAGGTGTTGATATTGATAAACATAAAGAATCATTAAAAAAACTTCTTCAAAAAGAAGTATTTATCAATATCAAAGAGGCAAAACGTCCTCAAGCGAATGCTCAACTTGCTGCAGAAAATATTGCGACACAACTTGAAAAGCGTGTTGCTTTTAGACGTGCTATGAAAAAGGTTATGCAGGCTGCGATGAAATCAGGCGCAAAGGGTGTTAAAGTTAAAGTTTCTGGACGTTTGGCTGGTGCTGAAATGGCTCGGACAGAATGGTATATGGAAGGAAGAGTTCCTCTTCATACTTTACGCGCAAAGATAGATTATGGTTTTGCAGAAGCAATGACGACATATGGTATCATTGGCGTGAAAGTGTGGATTTTTAAGGGTGAGGTTTTGCATAAGGGTATTCAACCTGAAAAAAAAGAAGAGAATAAATCTGATAAAGAGACTCGAAGTAAATCACGAAGAGGGAGGCAGTAA
- the rplP gene encoding 50S ribosomal protein L16, translated as MLMPKKTKYRKQMKGRNRGKSFRGSLLAFGNIGIKAIEHGRIDSRQIESARIAMTRHIKRAGKVWIRVFPDKPLTAKPLATRMGKGKGGVEKWVMNIKPGRMIYEMAGIDEALAREALTLAQSKLPFKTKIITSESENEIY; from the coding sequence ATGTTAATGCCAAAGAAAACAAAATATAGAAAGCAGATGAAAGGACGCAATCGTGGTAAATCTTTCCGCGGTTCGTTATTAGCTTTTGGTAATATTGGTATCAAAGCAATTGAGCATGGACGCATTGATTCGCGTCAAATAGAATCTGCTCGTATTGCGATGACACGACATATCAAAAGAGCGGGTAAAGTGTGGATTCGAGTATTTCCTGATAAGCCCTTGACTGCTAAGCCACTTGCAACGAGAATGGGTAAAGGTAAAGGTGGTGTAGAGAAATGGGTGATGAATATCAAGCCGGGTCGTATGATTTACGAAATGGCAGGTATTGATGAAGCATTAGCGCGTGAAGCTTTAACCTTGGCGCAAAGTAAGCTCCCATTCAAAACAAAAATCATAACGAGCGAGAGTGAAAATGAAATTTATTGA
- the rpmC gene encoding 50S ribosomal protein L29 — MKFIDLKDKDVAELQKMLKEKKSLLFEKRLQLKTMQLTNPSEIKVIRKDIARINTALSAKKDSE, encoded by the coding sequence ATGAAATTTATTGATTTGAAAGATAAGGATGTTGCTGAATTACAAAAAATGTTGAAAGAAAAGAAGTCGTTGCTTTTTGAAAAAAGATTGCAACTTAAAACAATGCAGCTGACTAATCCTAGCGAAATTAAAGTGATTCGTAAGGATATCGCTCGTATTAATACAGCCTTAAGTGCGAAAAAGGATTCAGAATGA
- the rpsQ gene encoding 30S ribosomal protein S17 — MSEKQAHKRVIQGKVISKAGDKSVVILVERKVVHPKYRKIVKRFKKYTIHDENHTSKIGDVVSAIECKPISKTKAFRLKEIVTAGVEL, encoded by the coding sequence ATGAGTGAAAAACAAGCACATAAAAGAGTCATACAAGGTAAAGTAATTAGCAAGGCAGGCGATAAAAGTGTGGTAATACTTGTGGAGCGTAAGGTTGTGCATCCTAAATATCGCAAAATTGTTAAACGTTTTAAGAAATATACCATTCATGATGAAAATCATACATCAAAGATTGGCGATGTGGTTAGTGCGATTGAATGTAAACCTATTTCAAAAACTAAAGCTTTTAGATTGAAAGAAATCGTTACTGCAGGGGTGGAATTATGA
- the rplN gene encoding 50S ribosomal protein L14: MIQSFTRLSVADNSGAKEIMCIKILGGSHRRYAHVGDVIVASVKKAIPNGKVKKGQVVKAVVVRTTKEIHRENGSLVRFDDNAAVILDAKREPIGTRIFGPVSREVRYANFMKIVSLAPEVL, from the coding sequence ATGATACAAAGTTTTACAAGATTAAGCGTTGCGGATAATAGTGGCGCGAAAGAAATTATGTGTATTAAAATATTGGGTGGAAGCCACAGAAGATACGCTCATGTTGGTGATGTTATCGTTGCTTCAGTAAAAAAGGCTATTCCTAATGGAAAAGTTAAAAAAGGGCAAGTGGTGAAAGCAGTTGTCGTGCGAACGACTAAAGAGATTCATAGAGAAAATGGCTCTTTGGTGCGTTTTGATGATAATGCAGCGGTGATTTTGGACGCAAAAAGAGAGCCTATAGGTACAAGAATCTTTGGTCCAGTCAGTAGAGAAGTGCGATACGCAAATTTTATGAAAATAGTATCGTTAGCTCCGGAGGTGTTATAG
- the rplX gene encoding 50S ribosomal protein L24, with product MVGKFKIKKGDTVKVIAGDDKGTSGKVLQVLPKKSQVIVEGCKIAKKAIKASEKNPKGGFITKEMPMSISNVKKVEGE from the coding sequence ATAGTGGGAAAGTTCAAAATTAAAAAAGGTGATACCGTAAAGGTAATTGCTGGAGATGATAAAGGCACAAGTGGTAAAGTTCTGCAAGTTTTGCCGAAAAAATCGCAAGTCATTGTAGAAGGTTGTAAAATTGCAAAAAAGGCAATTAAGGCAAGTGAAAAAAATCCAAAGGGTGGATTTATAACTAAAGAAATGCCAATGAGTATTTCTAATGTTAAGAAAGTGGAAGGAGAATAG
- the rplE gene encoding 50S ribosomal protein L5, with translation MFALREKYKKDIVQQLKSELNITNPMLLPKVEKIVISVGAGDYAKDSKVMQNIADTISLIAGQKAVITLAKKSVAGFKMREGMPMGVKVTLRGNMMYNFLEKLIVIALPRVKDFRGLKRNGFDGRGNYSFGLNEQLMFPEVVYDDIMVTHGMNITIVTSSKSDKEAFKLLELLGMPFAKGR, from the coding sequence ATGTTTGCTCTAAGAGAAAAATATAAAAAAGATATTGTGCAACAGCTAAAATCTGAGCTTAATATCACTAATCCTATGCTTTTGCCTAAAGTTGAAAAAATTGTGATTAGCGTGGGAGCTGGGGATTATGCCAAAGATTCTAAAGTCATGCAAAATATTGCAGACACAATTTCATTGATTGCAGGACAAAAAGCGGTAATCACTTTAGCAAAAAAATCTGTTGCAGGTTTCAAGATGCGTGAAGGAATGCCAATGGGTGTGAAGGTAACACTTCGAGGTAATATGATGTATAATTTTTTAGAAAAACTTATTGTAATTGCGTTACCTCGTGTGAAAGATTTTAGAGGGCTAAAACGTAATGGTTTTGATGGAAGAGGGAATTATAGTTTTGGATTAAATGAGCAATTAATGTTTCCAGAAGTGGTATATGATGATATTATGGTAACACATGGTATGAATATTACGATTGTAACTTCTAGTAAGAGTGATAAAGAGGCATTCAAGTTACTTGAGCTCCTTGGTATGCCATTTGCGAAAGGGAGATAA
- a CDS encoding type Z 30S ribosomal protein S14 → MAKKSIIAKAKRKAKFSARAYTRCQVCGRPHSVYRDFGLCRVCLRKMGNEGLIPGLRKASW, encoded by the coding sequence ATGGCAAAAAAATCAATCATTGCAAAGGCGAAGAGAAAAGCAAAATTTAGTGCAAGAGCATATACAAGATGTCAAGTGTGCGGAAGACCACATTCAGTTTATCGAGATTTTGGATTATGCAGAGTATGTTTGCGTAAGATGGGTAATGAAGGGTTGATCCCCGGACTTAGAAAAGCTAGCTGGTAA
- the rpsH gene encoding 30S ribosomal protein S8, protein MVNDIIADSLTRIRNASMRKLEVTTLYYAKIVVSILEVFKVKGFIKDYKVNDKDGKQSIMVQLIYDEQGRSAINEIKRISKPGRRVYKGRNELKRFKNGYGTIVVSTSKGVVANDEAYRSNVGGEALCSIW, encoded by the coding sequence ATGGTGAATGATATTATTGCAGATTCTTTAACAAGAATCCGTAACGCTTCTATGCGAAAATTAGAGGTAACCACGCTTTATTATGCGAAGATTGTTGTTTCAATTTTAGAAGTATTCAAAGTGAAAGGTTTTATTAAAGATTACAAAGTCAATGATAAAGATGGGAAGCAGTCTATTATGGTGCAACTTATTTATGATGAGCAAGGTCGTAGTGCTATTAATGAGATTAAACGAATCAGCAAACCTGGGAGAAGGGTTTATAAAGGACGCAACGAACTTAAACGTTTTAAAAATGGGTATGGCACGATTGTAGTTAGCACAAGTAAGGGTGTAGTTGCCAACGATGAAGCATATCGATCAAATGTTGGTGGCGAAGCACTTTGCAGTATATGGTAG
- the rplF gene encoding 50S ribosomal protein L6 has translation MSRVGKKPISIPKGVEVSVQGSKIVFKGAKEQKELETFGRVQIEVKDGSLSFACIDSQAQSRAYWGTYRALANNIVIGLTEGFSKVLEINGVGYKASINGKNLEMALGFSHPVIYPIPSGVEMSVDKNTITIKGADKQQIGQIAAEIREFRPPEPYKGKGIKYSDEVIVRKAGKTSKK, from the coding sequence ATGTCAAGAGTTGGAAAAAAACCCATTAGTATTCCCAAAGGTGTTGAGGTTTCTGTTCAAGGAAGCAAGATTGTTTTTAAGGGTGCTAAAGAACAAAAAGAGCTTGAAACTTTTGGGCGTGTTCAGATTGAGGTCAAAGATGGTTCTTTGAGTTTTGCTTGTATTGATTCTCAAGCTCAATCTCGTGCGTATTGGGGAACATATCGAGCGTTAGCAAATAATATTGTGATAGGTTTAACTGAAGGTTTTAGTAAAGTATTAGAAATTAATGGCGTGGGTTATAAAGCAAGTATCAATGGCAAGAATTTAGAAATGGCTTTAGGTTTTTCTCACCCAGTTATTTATCCTATTCCTTCCGGTGTAGAGATGAGTGTAGATAAGAATACAATCACAATAAAAGGTGCAGATAAGCAACAGATAGGGCAGATCGCTGCTGAAATTAGAGAGTTTCGACCACCAGAGCCTTATAAGGGCAAAGGGATTAAATATAGTGATGAAGTTATTGTCCGCAAAGCAGGCAAGACTTCTAAAAAATAG
- the rplR gene encoding 50S ribosomal protein L18, with protein sequence MTEKVLIQKQILRRKRKLRTRSSIFGVAHKPRVSIFRSNKYLYAQAINDEKGTTLAHIDGKKLGLGNNKEHSKKLATEFAQMLKKAGIEEVVFDRNGYLYHGVIGVFADTLRENGIKL encoded by the coding sequence ATGACAGAAAAAGTATTGATACAAAAACAGATTCTAAGACGCAAAAGAAAGCTTCGCACACGAAGTAGTATTTTTGGTGTTGCACATAAGCCTAGAGTGAGCATTTTTCGTTCTAATAAATACCTTTATGCACAAGCTATTAATGATGAAAAGGGCACAACTCTTGCACATATTGATGGAAAGAAGCTAGGTTTGGGCAACAATAAAGAACATTCTAAAAAACTTGCGACAGAATTTGCTCAAATGCTAAAAAAAGCAGGTATTGAAGAAGTTGTGTTTGATCGAAATGGATACCTTTATCACGGAGTTATAGGGGTATTTGCTGATACATTGCGTGAAAATGGTATAAAGCTGTAA
- the rpsE gene encoding 30S ribosomal protein S5 — translation MEINREEFSEVVVNIGRVTKVVKGGRRFRFNALVVVGNKNGLVGFGLGKAKEVPDAIRKAIDDAFKNIIQVNIKGTTIAHDIEHKYNASKILLKPASEGTGVIAGGSTRPVIELAGIKDILTKSLGSNNPYNVVRATVDALARIKA, via the coding sequence ATGGAAATTAACAGAGAAGAATTTAGCGAAGTTGTGGTAAATATTGGAAGAGTAACAAAAGTGGTCAAAGGGGGTCGTCGTTTTCGATTTAATGCCCTAGTAGTTGTTGGTAACAAAAACGGATTAGTAGGTTTTGGTTTGGGTAAAGCCAAAGAAGTACCTGATGCAATTCGGAAAGCTATTGATGATGCTTTTAAAAACATTATTCAAGTAAATATCAAAGGCACAACAATCGCTCATGACATTGAGCATAAATATAATGCGAGTAAAATTTTGCTTAAGCCTGCAAGTGAAGGAACGGGAGTGATAGCTGGTGGTTCAACTCGTCCTGTAATAGAACTTGCGGGAATTAAGGATATTTTGACTAAGTCGTTAGGTTCAAATAATCCTTATAATGTTGTGCGTGCGACTGTTGACGCACTTGCTAGAATTAAAGCCTAA
- the rplO gene encoding 50S ribosomal protein L15, translating to MALENVKPAKGSVKDTKRVGRGQGSGMGKTSTRGGKGQTARTGYKEKRGFEGGQQPLQRRLPKIGFVSRVQKPIVINADKSKILDSLNEITIEVLRKHFTLPKSATSVKLIGTKAKTLVSKIKDANIKTSGNQE from the coding sequence ATGGCACTAGAAAATGTCAAACCTGCAAAAGGTAGTGTGAAAGATACTAAACGTGTTGGGCGAGGACAAGGTAGTGGTATGGGTAAAACTTCTACTCGCGGAGGAAAAGGGCAAACTGCTAGAACGGGCTACAAGGAAAAGAGAGGCTTTGAGGGTGGACAACAACCTTTGCAAAGACGTCTTCCTAAGATTGGTTTTGTCTCCCGTGTGCAAAAGCCTATTGTGATTAATGCGGATAAGTCAAAGATTCTTGATTCTTTGAATGAGATTACAATAGAAGTATTGCGAAAGCATTTTACATTACCAAAGAGTGCTACCAGTGTAAAACTTATTGGCACAAAAGCAAAAACATTAGTTTCAAAAATTAAAGATGCAAATATTAAAACAAGTGGAAATCAAGAATGA
- the secY gene encoding preprotein translocase subunit SecY, which yields MTKSIINKILITLAFLFAYRILAYVPVPGVDVSVIKSFIDDNANNALGLFNMFSGNAVERFSIISLGIMPYITASIIMELLAATFPNLGKMKKERDGMQKYMQIVRYVTIGITIIQAVSVSIGLNSMGSGAIKIDLNVFIAVSVFSMLTGTMLLMWIGEQITQRGVGNGISLIIFGGIVSGIPSSIAKTFNLVNTGQINVIVLIVLLAVIIATVGVIIYVELAERRIPVSYARKVVMQNQNKRIMNYIPVKMNLSGVIPPIFASALLVFPSTILQASSNSTIQAVADILKPDGYFYNFLMFVLVIFFAFFYSSIVFNSKDIADNLKRQGGFIPGLRPGEGTSNFLNNVASNLTFWGALYLALVSTLPWILVKATGVPFYFGGTAVLIVVQVAIDTMRRIEAQIYMSKYQTLSAVGL from the coding sequence ATGACAAAAAGCATTATAAATAAGATTCTTATCACGTTAGCTTTTTTGTTTGCGTATAGAATCTTAGCGTATGTTCCTGTTCCCGGCGTTGATGTCTCTGTGATCAAATCATTTATTGATGATAATGCGAATAATGCGTTGGGATTATTTAATATGTTTAGTGGAAATGCGGTCGAACGTTTTAGTATTATTTCTTTGGGAATTATGCCCTATATTACGGCTTCTATTATTATGGAGCTTTTAGCAGCGACTTTCCCTAATCTTGGTAAAATGAAAAAAGAACGTGATGGTATGCAAAAATATATGCAAATCGTGCGTTATGTTACAATTGGAATTACTATCATTCAAGCTGTAAGTGTAAGTATCGGACTTAATAGTATGGGGAGTGGTGCGATTAAAATCGACCTCAATGTCTTTATTGCTGTTTCTGTTTTTTCTATGCTTACAGGCACGATGCTTTTGATGTGGATTGGCGAGCAAATTACTCAAAGAGGTGTGGGTAATGGCATCAGTCTTATCATTTTTGGGGGTATTGTTTCGGGAATACCTTCAAGCATTGCTAAGACATTTAATCTTGTCAATACAGGGCAAATCAATGTCATTGTCTTAATAGTCTTGTTAGCTGTTATCATTGCTACGGTTGGTGTTATTATTTATGTTGAACTTGCTGAACGGAGGATACCTGTTTCTTATGCGCGTAAGGTTGTGATGCAGAATCAAAATAAGCGCATTATGAATTATATTCCTGTTAAAATGAATCTTAGTGGTGTTATACCGCCTATTTTTGCTTCAGCATTGTTGGTTTTTCCTTCAACGATTCTGCAAGCTTCATCTAATAGCACTATTCAAGCAGTTGCAGATATTTTAAAGCCTGATGGTTATTTTTATAATTTTCTTATGTTTGTATTAGTAATATTTTTTGCTTTTTTTTATTCTTCTATTGTTTTTAATTCTAAAGACATTGCAGATAATCTTAAAAGGCAGGGTGGATTTATTCCCGGACTACGACCGGGTGAAGGGACATCAAATTTCCTTAATAATGTTGCTAGTAATTTGACTTTTTGGGGTGCACTTTATTTGGCTCTTGTTTCTACATTGCCTTGGATTTTAGTGAAAGCTACGGGTGTGCCTTTTTATTTTGGTGGGACAGCTGTTTTGATTGTCGTCCAAGTAGCGATTGATACAATGAGACGCATTGAAGCCCAAATTTATATGAGTAAATATCAGACACTTAGTGCTGTGGGTCTTTGA
- the map gene encoding type I methionyl aminopeptidase — protein MAISIKSKKDIEALRIPNKIVAQTLELMRQHIKEGVSLLELDSIAADYIASQGARASFYQLYGFPKSICISVNEVIIHGIATDYRLQEGDIVGIDIGAEYNGWYGDAAITCGVGTITPKDQELIACAKDTLYEAIGYIKEGLRFKELSQILEHCITKRGFIPLKGYCGHGIGRRPHEEPEIPNYLESPNAKQGPKIKEGMVFCIEPMICQLNGNPKILADEWSVVSEDGLRGSHYEHTIAVVNGKAEILTEV, from the coding sequence ATGGCAATTTCTATCAAAAGTAAAAAAGATATAGAAGCATTAAGAATCCCCAATAAGATTGTCGCTCAAACGCTCGAATTGATGCGTCAGCATATCAAAGAGGGCGTTAGCCTTTTGGAGCTAGATTCTATTGCTGCAGATTATATTGCTTCACAAGGTGCGCGTGCATCATTTTATCAGCTTTATGGTTTTCCTAAATCAATTTGTATTTCTGTGAATGAGGTGATTATTCATGGTATTGCTACGGATTATCGTTTGCAAGAAGGTGATATTGTAGGAATTGACATTGGTGCTGAATATAATGGTTGGTATGGTGATGCAGCAATTACTTGTGGTGTAGGGACGATTACACCAAAAGATCAAGAGTTGATAGCATGTGCTAAAGACACACTTTATGAAGCTATAGGGTATATCAAAGAAGGATTGCGTTTTAAGGAGCTAAGCCAGATTCTCGAACATTGTATCACTAAAAGGGGTTTTATCCCTTTAAAAGGATATTGTGGGCATGGGATTGGTAGGCGTCCTCATGAGGAACCAGAAATTCCTAATTATTTAGAAAGTCCAAATGCTAAGCAAGGTCCAAAAATTAAAGAGGGTATGGTATTTTGTATTGAGCCTATGATTTGTCAGCTCAATGGGAATCCAAAAATTTTGGCTGATGAATGGTCGGTTGTTTCTGAAGATGGGCTTAGAGGCAGCCATTATGAACATACTATTGCTGTTGTCAATGGGAAAGCAGAGATTTTAACGGAGGTTTGA